In Candidatus Margulisiibacteriota bacterium, the following proteins share a genomic window:
- the rpmB gene encoding 50S ribosomal protein L28, which translates to MSLKCYSCGKKPVTGMTVSHSMRHSKRLFKPNLQMVNILVKGKKKKEYVCTKCLKANKVLKSSRAS; encoded by the coding sequence ATGAGTCTTAAGTGTTATTCTTGCGGCAAAAAACCAGTTACCGGCATGACCGTGTCGCATTCCATGCGCCACAGCAAACGCCTTTTTAAACCCAACCTGCAAATGGTCAATATCCTGGTCAAGGGAAAGAAAAAGAAGGAATACGTTTGCACCAAGTGCCTAAAGGCCAACAAGGTCCTTAAGTCGTCTCGCGCTTCTTAA
- a CDS encoding sigma-70 family RNA polymerase sigma factor, translating to MKKTAIKSAPFSVEAYMPLVHSIASMVSAKGLPPNIEYDDLVSDGTVGLMKAWDNFDVKRGVKFETYASYRIRGEILDGLKNYNPVPYRVQVMVRDLAKKGVSSVVDRKNKKNDDEEEKLLEKKELSEDEFKQAIKRIKKIVSASALMYLLSIEDMQTTGTEVFAPSEGTPASDADFAELKERIRFEIGNLPAQQRQVLELFFHKGINQKTIAEKLDLSRPKVCRVLSKAIAALKKRLK from the coding sequence ATGAAAAAAACAGCGATAAAATCGGCTCCGTTCTCCGTTGAGGCCTACATGCCGCTGGTCCACTCGATCGCCTCAATGGTTTCCGCCAAGGGACTGCCGCCCAACATCGAATATGACGACCTGGTCTCCGACGGCACGGTTGGTTTGATGAAGGCCTGGGACAATTTCGACGTTAAGCGCGGGGTCAAGTTCGAAACTTACGCTTCCTACCGTATTCGGGGGGAGATCCTCGACGGTTTGAAAAACTACAATCCGGTCCCGTACCGGGTGCAGGTGATGGTCCGGGACCTGGCCAAGAAAGGGGTCAGCTCCGTTGTCGACCGCAAGAACAAAAAAAATGATGATGAGGAAGAAAAACTTTTAGAAAAAAAAGAGCTTTCGGAAGATGAATTCAAGCAGGCGATCAAGCGGATCAAAAAGATCGTTTCCGCCTCCGCTTTAATGTATCTTTTGTCGATTGAAGACATGCAGACAACCGGGACGGAAGTCTTCGCGCCGAGCGAAGGGACCCCGGCTTCCGACGCGGACTTCGCGGAGCTTAAGGAACGGATCCGTTTTGAGATCGGCAATTTGCCGGCGCAGCAGCGCCAGGTCCTGGAATTGTTCTTTCATAAAGGGATCAACCAGAAAACCATCGCCGAGAAGCTTGACCTTTCCCGGCCGAAGGTTTGTCGGGTGTTGAGCAAAGCGATCGCCGCCCTGAAAAAGAGGTTGAAATAA
- a CDS encoding flagellar basal body L-ring protein FlgH, whose amino-acid sequence MRKLYVAFLLGFLVSGVATADSLWNDKSSSPYSPQKPFKVGDLINVIILENSNARNLANTKTDVKDDLSTKYTQTFARLAPILGTNNSATVNLSNKYDGGGQTTRGSNVQARFAAWVTEVRPNGILSVEGHHKVEVNNELQEITFTGLIRTKDISNANSIFSYQVAKASVSVKGTGSVADSETPGWFTRIINWLF is encoded by the coding sequence ATGAGAAAGCTCTATGTCGCTTTTCTGCTTGGGTTCCTGGTTTCCGGAGTAGCGACTGCCGATTCGCTCTGGAACGATAAGTCTTCTTCGCCTTATTCGCCCCAGAAACCGTTCAAAGTGGGGGATCTGATCAACGTTATAATCCTGGAAAATTCCAACGCCAGAAATTTGGCCAACACCAAGACCGACGTCAAAGACGACCTCTCCACGAAATATACCCAAACTTTTGCCCGGTTGGCGCCGATCCTCGGGACCAATAATTCGGCGACCGTCAATTTAAGCAATAAGTATGACGGCGGCGGCCAGACGACCCGGGGAAGCAATGTCCAGGCCCGTTTTGCCGCCTGGGTGACGGAAGTTCGTCCGAACGGGATCCTCTCCGTTGAAGGGCATCATAAAGTTGAGGTCAATAATGAACTTCAGGAGATCACTTTTACCGGGTTGATCAGGACGAAAGATATTTCCAACGCCAACTCAATTTTTTCCTATCAGGTGGCCAAGGCCAGCGTTTCGGTGAAGGGGACCGGGTCGGTCGCCGATTCGGAAACGCCGGGTTGGTTTACCAGAATAATTAATTGGCTTTTCTAA
- the fliI gene encoding flagellar protein export ATPase FliI has protein sequence MPDIDYEKYHKAIEHADLVKVIGKVVQLVGLIIEAQVGGVSVGDLCTIRMEKENREAYAEVVGFREGRVLLMPLGSTAGIAPGMQVTAAGKPLMVKVGPAILGRVLNGLGEPIDGKGPIDWDKECPLDADPPDPVKRPRVTEVMRLGVRAIDGLLTVGRGQRIGIFAGSGVGKSTTMGMIARNAAADINIISLVGERGREVRDFIEESLGEEGLKKSVVIVATSDQPPLIRLKSAFVSTAIAEYFRDRGKHVILMMDSVTRFAMAQRDIGLAAGEPPTTKGYTPSVFSLMPRLMERSGTSEVASITAFYTILVEGDDFNEPISDHARSILDGHIILSRDLAARNHYPAIDVPHSISRLMTSITGDEQKKAAAKLREVLARYSEAEDLINIGAYVKGSNPKIDFALSKIDQVNEFLKQGTFEKISYEDTVNRLISIFR, from the coding sequence ATGCCTGATATTGATTACGAAAAGTACCATAAAGCCATCGAGCATGCCGACCTGGTCAAAGTTATCGGCAAGGTCGTCCAACTTGTTGGTTTGATCATCGAAGCGCAGGTCGGCGGTGTTTCCGTCGGCGACCTCTGCACTATTCGGATGGAAAAAGAGAACCGCGAAGCCTACGCCGAAGTGGTCGGTTTCCGTGAAGGGCGGGTCTTGCTGATGCCGCTCGGTTCGACCGCCGGGATTGCTCCCGGAATGCAGGTGACCGCCGCCGGTAAACCGCTGATGGTCAAGGTCGGCCCCGCGATCCTGGGCCGCGTCTTAAATGGTCTGGGCGAACCGATCGACGGCAAAGGGCCGATCGATTGGGATAAAGAGTGTCCCCTTGATGCCGATCCTCCCGATCCGGTAAAACGTCCCCGGGTGACCGAAGTCATGCGCCTCGGGGTTCGGGCGATCGATGGCTTGTTGACCGTCGGCCGCGGCCAGCGTATTGGGATCTTCGCCGGTTCCGGGGTCGGCAAATCGACTACCATGGGGATGATCGCCCGGAACGCCGCGGCGGATATCAACATTATTTCCCTGGTTGGCGAGCGCGGCCGCGAAGTCCGGGATTTTATTGAAGAATCGTTGGGCGAAGAGGGGTTGAAAAAATCGGTGGTGATCGTGGCGACCTCCGACCAGCCGCCGCTCATTCGTCTTAAATCGGCTTTTGTCTCGACCGCGATCGCCGAATACTTCCGGGATAGAGGGAAACACGTTATTTTGATGATGGATTCGGTCACCAGGTTCGCCATGGCCCAGCGGGATATCGGGTTAGCGGCGGGGGAGCCGCCGACGACCAAGGGTTATACCCCGTCGGTCTTTTCCTTAATGCCTCGGTTGATGGAACGCTCCGGGACTTCAGAAGTCGCCTCAATTACCGCTTTTTACACCATCCTGGTCGAAGGGGATGACTTTAACGAACCGATCTCCGACCATGCCCGTTCGATCCTCGATGGCCACATTATTTTATCGCGCGACCTGGCGGCCAGGAACCACTATCCGGCGATCGACGTGCCGCACAGTATTTCCCGTTTGATGACCAGCATTACTGGCGACGAACAAAAGAAAGCGGCGGCCAAGCTCCGCGAGGTCCTGGCCCGTTATTCCGAGGCGGAAGATCTGATCAACATTGGGGCCTACGTTAAAGGGAGCAACCCGAAGATCGATTTCGCGTTAAGCAAGATCGACCAGGTCAATGAATTCCTGAAGCAGGGGACCTTTGAAAAGATTTCCTACGAAGACACGGTTAACCGATTAATTAGTATTTTCCGATAG
- the flgA gene encoding flagellar basal body P-ring formation chaperone FlgA, translating to MKKIIGVLLLCCSLSGVVLAATPAERIVETIKGMVLAKYPNVVREELRVEIKIDEKGKAALLTADDASTYRVMEVFPDFKPIGNVIFPIEVKKTGAVGKIFVRAKVEVLKKIVVAAAGLGRNKPLQAGDFTYETRDVALLPQKYYTDFQPLLGKEAKIPIPANSTIFEWMIGEPPVIRAGSEVGLVVAAPDISVRVAGLALENGYLNEQIKVRKKESGKILFGKVLSNNEVEVELK from the coding sequence ATGAAAAAAATTATCGGCGTATTGCTATTGTGCTGTTCCTTAAGCGGCGTTGTTCTGGCCGCAACGCCGGCCGAGCGGATCGTCGAGACGATCAAAGGAATGGTCCTGGCCAAATACCCGAACGTTGTCCGGGAAGAACTGCGGGTCGAAATTAAAATAGACGAAAAGGGGAAGGCCGCGCTCCTCACGGCCGATGACGCCTCAACCTACCGGGTCATGGAAGTTTTTCCCGATTTCAAACCGATCGGCAATGTTATTTTTCCGATCGAAGTCAAAAAAACCGGCGCGGTCGGTAAGATTTTTGTCCGGGCGAAAGTCGAGGTCTTAAAAAAGATCGTGGTCGCAGCCGCCGGCTTGGGACGCAATAAGCCGCTGCAAGCCGGCGATTTTACTTACGAGACCAGAGATGTTGCCTTGCTGCCGCAAAAATATTACACCGATTTCCAGCCGCTGCTCGGTAAAGAAGCCAAGATCCCGATCCCGGCGAACAGCACGATCTTCGAATGGATGATCGGCGAGCCGCCGGTCATTAGAGCGGGGAGCGAGGTCGGTCTTGTTGTGGCCGCCCCCGATATCAGCGTGCGGGTCGCCGGGCTGGCCCTGGAAAACGGTTATCTGAACGAACAGATCAAGGTCAGGAAAAAAGAGTCCGGCAAAATTCTGTTCGGCAAAGTTCTTTCCAATAATGAAGTTGAGGTGGAATTGAAATGA
- a CDS encoding flagellar FliJ family protein, translating into MAAPKPGKKFKYDLDSVLKVRGIREKKEQEKFAEKQQEYLTEKQKEEQIKEEKLGKEAELRNVFKKGPISDFDKVLRRKAHLEVLKGDLDQQIEKVLDSSKQLEEQRAHLVEAMKNKKIMETHREHKLDDYNKVMRDLDMKFMDEIATQRFKKRETT; encoded by the coding sequence ATGGCAGCGCCAAAACCAGGCAAAAAATTTAAATATGATCTTGATTCGGTCCTGAAGGTCAGGGGGATCCGCGAAAAAAAGGAACAGGAAAAATTCGCCGAAAAACAGCAGGAATACCTCACCGAAAAACAAAAAGAAGAGCAGATCAAAGAAGAAAAGCTGGGGAAAGAAGCGGAACTGCGCAATGTCTTCAAGAAGGGGCCGATCTCCGATTTTGACAAGGTCTTGCGGCGGAAAGCCCATCTTGAAGTCCTCAAGGGGGACCTGGACCAGCAGATCGAGAAGGTTTTAGACTCCAGCAAACAGCTGGAAGAACAGCGGGCCCACCTGGTCGAAGCGATGAAAAACAAGAAGATCATGGAGACACACCGCGAACACAAGCTGGATGATTATAATAAGGTAATGCGGGATTTAGATATGAAGTTCATGGACGAGATCGCGACCCAGAGGTTTAAGAAGCGCGAGACGACTTAA
- the fliF gene encoding flagellar basal-body MS-ring/collar protein FliF gives MAEAPAGFDLRRMLLVGGVVLVVIFSAIFLFIRGCASSDFNRNPSYSVIYSNLDLKDAANVIARLKELKIPYTIREEGKAIAVPKEKVDEARLGLAEKNLPIGGSVGWEIFDETKMGATDFDRRIQLVRAISGELARTIRRIEGIDDVRVQVVIPETKLFAVSVAPVTASVLLRLRPGFELTPSKVNGIVHLVASSVENLQPENVTVIDDSGKILSKQAGLPVTGLNEGEIPPPPPAKMLPQIVETPAEIVLTKEAAASAAVKPETKVKEVSKAAVPVAPTKAAQPTSLKVEKTEVQSEPTADRIVLKTTAVRDLERELSGKAQELLNRFYPPNSSIVKVSVSIKPMKEDEIKLKDIKIKKLNTVILIDNRIDLTAKLKQATFTTVAAAVGHNKKRGDILILQKVPFHLATPLPEKAKKIAKKTTGYSAAFRRYVLWGTVGVVGSLALLWLWSLVSGRKSRQPLPRETNVAAPLPTATAPPAQSGVERVRNAVEQNPEKVADLLKKWLSE, from the coding sequence ATGGCAGAAGCACCGGCTGGTTTTGATTTGCGAAGGATGCTCTTGGTCGGCGGAGTGGTCCTGGTCGTTATTTTTTCCGCCATCTTCCTGTTCATTCGCGGCTGTGCCAGCAGTGATTTCAACCGCAACCCGAGCTATTCGGTCATCTATTCCAACCTTGATCTGAAAGATGCCGCCAACGTTATCGCCCGCCTTAAGGAGCTGAAGATCCCCTATACCATCCGCGAAGAGGGGAAGGCGATCGCCGTCCCCAAGGAAAAAGTCGATGAAGCCAGGCTCGGCTTGGCCGAAAAGAACCTGCCGATCGGCGGTTCGGTCGGCTGGGAAATATTTGACGAGACCAAGATGGGGGCGACCGATTTTGACCGCCGGATCCAATTGGTCCGCGCGATCTCGGGGGAGCTGGCCCGCACTATCCGCCGGATCGAAGGGATCGACGATGTCCGGGTCCAGGTCGTGATCCCGGAAACCAAGCTTTTTGCCGTTTCGGTGGCGCCGGTCACCGCTTCGGTTTTACTGCGTTTGCGCCCGGGCTTTGAACTGACCCCCTCCAAAGTCAACGGGATAGTCCACCTGGTGGCGAGCAGCGTCGAAAACCTTCAACCGGAAAATGTGACCGTGATCGACGATTCCGGCAAGATCCTCTCTAAGCAGGCCGGCCTGCCGGTTACCGGTCTCAATGAAGGGGAGATCCCGCCGCCGCCGCCCGCCAAAATGCTTCCCCAGATCGTCGAAACTCCGGCTGAAATCGTCCTGACCAAGGAAGCGGCCGCGTCGGCCGCCGTTAAGCCGGAAACCAAGGTCAAAGAAGTTTCCAAAGCGGCGGTCCCGGTAGCGCCGACCAAAGCCGCGCAACCGACTTCATTGAAAGTTGAAAAGACCGAGGTTCAATCCGAACCGACCGCCGATCGGATCGTCCTTAAAACTACGGCGGTCAGGGACCTTGAACGGGAGCTTTCCGGTAAAGCGCAGGAGCTCTTGAACCGCTTTTATCCCCCCAATAGTTCGATCGTCAAGGTCAGCGTGTCGATCAAGCCGATGAAAGAGGACGAGATCAAGCTCAAAGACATCAAGATTAAAAAACTTAACACGGTGATCCTGATCGACAACCGGATCGATCTGACCGCGAAATTGAAACAGGCGACCTTTACCACCGTTGCCGCCGCCGTTGGCCATAACAAGAAGCGGGGGGATATTCTTATCCTGCAGAAAGTCCCCTTCCATCTGGCGACTCCTTTGCCGGAAAAGGCCAAGAAGATCGCCAAGAAAACGACCGGCTATTCCGCGGCCTTCCGCCGCTACGTTTTGTGGGGGACAGTCGGGGTAGTTGGGTCGTTGGCCCTGCTCTGGCTCTGGTCGCTCGTCAGCGGCCGGAAAAGTCGCCAGCCGTTGCCGCGTGAAACCAACGTCGCGGCGCCGCTACCGACCGCGACCGCTCCGCCGGCCCAATCGGGAGTGGAGCGGGTCAGGAACGCGGTGGAGCAGAACCCGGAAAAAGTCGCCGACCTATTAAAAAAGTGGCTAAGTGAATAA
- the flgC gene encoding flagellar basal body rod protein FlgC: MGLNQAMAISVDGLDAQRRTQELIASNLANASTTRTVFGEPYRRKVAVYSEKPMSFAQTLSQAENRLAIGGGVQVEVVEDKAPFDKVYNPGHPDADEQGYVLMPNVKMSAEYANMIEASKYYEANITAFNATKKMMQDALTIQ; the protein is encoded by the coding sequence ATGGGACTTAATCAGGCGATGGCCATTAGCGTTGACGGGCTGGACGCCCAGCGGCGGACCCAGGAGCTGATCGCCTCGAACCTGGCCAACGCCAGCACCACTCGAACGGTTTTCGGCGAGCCGTACCGCCGGAAAGTCGCCGTTTATTCGGAAAAGCCGATGTCGTTTGCTCAAACTCTTAGTCAGGCGGAGAACCGCCTGGCGATCGGCGGCGGCGTTCAGGTGGAAGTTGTTGAGGATAAAGCGCCGTTCGATAAAGTTTACAATCCGGGCCATCCCGACGCCGACGAACAAGGATATGTCCTGATGCCGAACGTTAAAATGTCGGCCGAGTATGCCAACATGATCGAAGCGTCGAAATATTACGAGGCGAACATTACCGCCTTCAACGCGACCAAAAAAATGATGCAGGACGCGCTGACGATCCAATAA
- a CDS encoding flagellar basal body P-ring protein FlgI, producing MKKIFAVLLAVSFGTAVFAASPPVRLKDIARVLEARENQLMGFGLVVGLRNTGDRSQNEVTQQAMANVLSRMGIIPQAVDFKTRNTAAVMVTAALPPFVKPGDKIDITVSSVGDATSLQGGTLLTTPLQGVDDQIYAVGQGNVVVGAESFPYVKQQTTTVGRIPGGALVEKEVPVTAGKSGSVTLVLTQPDFTSANRVVAALSRVGLNAEAKDAATIVVSSDKGEDYVALISKIEAVRVTPDTVAKIIINERTGTIVIGENVVIAPVAVSYGGIEVTIRDVALYSEGGASAGDQYQATTRARLNKTGANLKVIPASPTLARLVRALNAINASPKDMIAILQALKKSGAIKAELEII from the coding sequence GTGAAAAAAATATTTGCCGTTTTGCTGGCCGTTTCTTTCGGAACGGCGGTTTTCGCGGCTTCGCCGCCGGTTAGGCTGAAAGATATCGCGCGGGTCCTGGAAGCGCGCGAAAACCAGCTGATGGGTTTCGGCCTGGTGGTCGGCCTTAGGAATACCGGCGATCGCTCGCAGAACGAAGTGACCCAGCAAGCGATGGCCAATGTTCTTTCCCGGATGGGGATCATTCCTCAAGCGGTCGATTTTAAGACCCGCAACACCGCCGCAGTCATGGTGACGGCGGCTCTTCCTCCCTTTGTTAAACCGGGGGACAAGATCGACATTACAGTCTCGTCCGTCGGTGACGCGACTTCACTGCAGGGGGGGACGCTCCTGACGACCCCGCTCCAGGGCGTAGACGATCAGATCTACGCCGTCGGCCAGGGGAACGTGGTGGTTGGGGCGGAATCTTTCCCTTATGTTAAACAGCAAACGACGACCGTCGGCCGGATCCCGGGCGGGGCGCTGGTGGAAAAAGAAGTTCCCGTGACCGCCGGGAAAAGCGGGAGCGTGACGCTGGTCTTGACCCAGCCTGATTTTACTTCCGCCAATCGGGTGGTCGCGGCTTTGAGCCGGGTGGGGCTGAACGCGGAAGCGAAAGACGCGGCGACGATCGTGGTCTCTTCGGATAAGGGAGAAGATTACGTCGCCCTGATCTCCAAGATCGAAGCGGTCCGGGTCACTCCCGACACCGTTGCCAAAATCATCATCAACGAACGGACAGGAACGATCGTCATCGGTGAAAATGTCGTGATCGCGCCGGTCGCCGTTTCTTACGGCGGGATCGAGGTCACGATCCGCGATGTCGCTTTGTACTCTGAAGGCGGGGCGAGCGCCGGCGATCAATATCAGGCGACGACCCGCGCCCGGCTGAACAAGACCGGCGCCAATTTGAAAGTTATTCCGGCGTCGCCGACCCTGGCCAGATTAGTCAGGGCGCTCAACGCGATCAACGCTTCGCCCAAAGATATGATTGCTATCCTGCAGGCGCTGAAAAAAAGCGGCGCGATCAAAGCTGAATTGGAGATTATTTAA
- a CDS encoding flagellar hook-basal body complex protein FliE: MAINPVNADLRLAQLLGDDLIAQAPSTTSPAPLGSAAAALTGDKPLSSNMFDDVLNKTIEALNGVSKSEFHANQMIERYSRGEVELHDVMVAQSKMSVMVQMAVTTINGAVNTFKEITQMQI, translated from the coding sequence ATGGCCATTAATCCGGTCAATGCCGATCTTCGTTTAGCCCAACTGCTGGGAGATGACCTGATCGCGCAGGCCCCGTCAACGACTTCGCCGGCGCCGCTCGGCTCCGCCGCGGCCGCTTTGACCGGCGACAAGCCCCTTTCGTCGAACATGTTCGATGATGTTCTCAATAAAACGATCGAAGCGCTGAACGGCGTCAGTAAGTCCGAATTTCACGCCAACCAGATGATCGAGCGCTACTCCCGCGGCGAAGTTGAATTGCACGACGTGATGGTGGCCCAGTCGAAAATGAGCGTGATGGTCCAGATGGCGGTCACAACGATCAATGGCGCGGTCAATACGTTCAAAGAAATCACCCAAATGCAGATCTAA
- a CDS encoding FliH/SctL family protein has protein sequence MGLIKRDRLEEKGTVVIERIAPVVQAPRRELPPSPPPVPSPSAVVRFPSDNLDKARSEAQKIVDQAVAEADRIRAQAVEEGKQEGNEEAAEKIQEALATVNEAVKERKTIIKDAEGEILRLSLRVAEQIIRSEVSLHRDVCLNIVTEAIGRVSDREQIIVRVSRDDAEYLKRYKDRLAGMLDGVKSLSIIEDSNIEPGGCIIETNLGFVDARISTKIKSIEEALHKVAAEEA, from the coding sequence ATGGGATTGATCAAGCGTGATCGCCTGGAAGAAAAAGGGACGGTCGTAATCGAGCGGATCGCGCCGGTCGTTCAAGCGCCGCGCCGCGAACTGCCGCCGTCTCCGCCGCCGGTCCCGTCTCCCTCCGCCGTGGTCCGTTTCCCCAGCGATAATCTTGACAAAGCCCGTTCGGAAGCCCAAAAGATCGTCGACCAGGCGGTAGCCGAAGCCGACCGGATCCGGGCTCAGGCGGTGGAAGAAGGGAAGCAGGAGGGGAACGAGGAAGCGGCCGAAAAGATCCAGGAAGCGTTAGCGACGGTCAACGAAGCGGTCAAAGAACGCAAAACGATTATTAAGGACGCCGAAGGGGAGATCCTCCGCTTGTCTCTGCGGGTCGCGGAACAGATCATCCGTTCCGAAGTTTCTCTGCACCGGGACGTCTGCCTTAACATCGTGACCGAAGCGATCGGCCGGGTCTCGGACCGGGAGCAGATCATTGTTCGGGTCAGCCGGGACGATGCCGAATACCTGAAGCGCTACAAAGACCGCCTGGCCGGGATGTTGGACGGCGTGAAGAGCCTGTCGATCATCGAAGACTCCAACATCGAACCCGGCGGCTGCATCATTGAGACCAACCTGGGCTTCGTTGATGCCCGCATCTCCACCAAAATAAAATCAATCGAAGAAGCACTCCATAAAGTTGCCGCTGAAGAGGCTTAA
- the flgG gene encoding flagellar basal-body rod protein FlgG, with protein MFQPLYVAATGLDAVQDEILDITNNLANAKTVGFKKGRAEMESLFYVEKSFQDILYEEMAGTEATPVNVEYGTGVRIASTPKDHSQGAIEVTNNPLDLAIQGDGFFPVRLPDGSPAYTRAGNFRVDNDGNIVDPNGRILEPGLIIPTDVTSVTVRQDGMILVARNNESDLTELGQITLARFTNKAGLKSIGQNLYQKSEASGEPVIGLANEEGYGSINQYSLEQSNVDVISEMMRMVMAQRVFDTVTKAVQSYEGMLASLDKMKA; from the coding sequence ATGTTTCAGCCGCTTTATGTCGCCGCCACCGGCTTGGACGCGGTCCAAGACGAAATTCTCGATATTACCAACAATCTGGCCAACGCCAAGACCGTCGGGTTCAAAAAAGGGCGCGCCGAGATGGAAAGCCTTTTCTATGTCGAAAAAAGTTTCCAGGATATCCTCTACGAAGAAATGGCCGGCACGGAAGCAACCCCGGTTAACGTTGAATACGGCACCGGCGTGCGGATCGCTTCGACTCCCAAAGACCACAGCCAGGGGGCGATCGAAGTTACCAACAATCCGCTCGATCTGGCGATCCAGGGGGACGGCTTTTTTCCGGTCAGACTGCCGGACGGCTCGCCGGCTTACACCCGGGCGGGAAATTTCCGGGTCGATAACGACGGGAATATCGTCGATCCCAACGGTCGGATCCTGGAACCGGGGCTCATTATTCCCACCGACGTGACGAGCGTTACCGTCCGCCAGGATGGGATGATCCTGGTTGCCCGTAATAATGAAAGCGATCTGACGGAGCTGGGACAGATCACTTTGGCCCGTTTTACCAATAAAGCCGGTTTGAAATCGATCGGCCAGAACCTCTACCAAAAAAGCGAAGCTTCAGGCGAGCCGGTGATCGGCTTGGCCAATGAAGAAGGTTACGGTTCGATCAATCAGTATTCGCTCGAGCAGAGCAACGTCGACGTTATTTCCGAGATGATGCGGATGGTCATGGCCCAGCGGGTCTTTGACACGGTGACCAAAGCGGTCCAGAGCTACGAAGGGATGCTCGCTTCGCTCGATAAGATGAAAGCGTAA